One region of Juglans microcarpa x Juglans regia isolate MS1-56 chromosome 7S, Jm3101_v1.0, whole genome shotgun sequence genomic DNA includes:
- the LOC121240813 gene encoding uncharacterized protein LOC121240813, which translates to MVVGASQCSSPLGMGKGEEHSSPQTQSSSNLPTADIPSSNRYFVNYTSAGYYGPLPACPMPFPPYPDGGQYPTSSATSGRVDIEEPPQCRETDIPCTSGIVEESKEDRPYSQETEDGIAGIEQLEDKVGGDTIEESKSGMKFNSFEELMDYYKQYGKKSGFGVMIRRTDKEDDETVRYVTLGCARGGKARNRTLNVARRCPTGKTECKAKINALKVDGKFRLTTVRNIHNHSLSPNKSHFFRCNREVSDSVKRVLDINDMAGIRMNKSFGSLIVGVGGFENLSFLEKGLS; encoded by the exons ATGGTGGTGGGTGCCTCTCAATG TTCATCTCCTCTCGGCatgggaaaaggagaagaacACTCATCTCCCCAAACACAATCTAGCTCAAATCTCCCAACCGct GATATACCATCAAGTAACCGGTACTTTGTAAATTACACCAGTGCTGGTTACTACGGACCACTTCCTGCGTGTCCAATGCCTTTTCCGCCATATCCAGATGGCGGCCAATATCCA ACAAGCTCTGCTACGAGTGGAAGAGTTGATATAGAGGAACCACCTCAATGTAGAGAAACTGATATTCCATGTACCTCTGGAATAGTTGAAGAAAGCAAAGAAGATAGACCATATTCACAAGAAACTGAGGATGGCATTGCCGGGATAGAGCAATTAGAGGATAAAGTTGGTGGTGATACTATTGAAGAGTCAAAGTCGGGAATgaaatttaattcttttgaagaattaatggatTATTATAAGCAGTATGGTAAGAAATCAGGGTTTGGGGTAATGATAAGAAGGACTGATAAGGAGGATGATGAGACTGTCCGATATGTGACTCTTGGTTGTGCCCGTGGTGGGAAGGCCCGGAATAGGACGTTGAATGTCGCCAGACGATGTCCAACGGGAAAGACagaatgtaaggcaaagattaatgccttaaaagttgATGGAAAGTTCCGGTTGACAACAGTTCGTAATATCCATAACCATAGTCTTAGTCCAAATAAATCTCACTTCTTtcgatgtaatagagaagtgagtgacTCTGTAAAAAGAGTCCTAGATATAAATGATATGGCTGGCATccgaatgaataagagtttcgGATCTCTCATCGTTGGCGTTGGTGGATTCGAGAACCtttcatttttagaaaaagGATTGTCGTAA